In Paludibaculum fermentans, the genomic stretch GCGAACTCCAGCATCCAGTGCATCGGCCCCTGGGGCCCAAACGCAAGCACTGCGGTGTGAATCACCGACGCACCGATCTCAACACTCAGGCCGGGATGCAGCTCAAACCCGAGATCCATCACCGCCTGGGGAACCGTCGCGGGTTCCCGGATCGCCGTAAACACCCCCACCGCCCGCGGATTCTCCAGATACGCCCTCTTGGCATCCAGGACACAGGCGGCCCATTCCGGACCCTGCCGTTCCCCCAATGCGCGCGACAGCAGGCACCGGACCAGGAGGTGAGGCCGCTGCGGATCGCCGCCTCGATCCTCCGCGTGTCGCAGCCAGGCTTCCAGCAACGGATCGCACTCCGCCAGGGATCGGGGCACATCGTGATGCCGCCCCATGACGTAGAAACCGGCCACTTCTCCAGCGCTTCCTCGAACCACCGAAAACAGAGGAGCGGCTTGTTTCCACCACTCGGACAGGATGGCGGCGCCTCCGTCGCCATCATGGATTCGGACAATGTCCAGGATCGCGTCACGGTCGGCCGGTCGGGCCCTTTCCACGGGGAGCATCGGCCCCGAAGGGAAAAATGCCTCCCGCAAGACTGGCCGCTCCAGCAGGAATAACAGGTCCGCTATGTGCCGCCAGGTATCCCGGACGCCGGCAGCCAGCAGTTGATCGCGCACGCATTTCCAGGCTGCCCGCTTCAGTCTGCGGGTTCGTCCCGGATCCATGGCCGCCACACGGGCCTCAATCGCCACTCGAAAAGCATCGTGCAGCACAAGCCCGTCGGCCGCCGCCTCGACGAACGAAAGTTGGCGCAGACTCGCCAGTATGCTCTCAGCCGAACGTTCCGGCAGCATCGCTTCCAACACGGGCCGGGTCACCCGCCGCACGAGCGAGGCCGCTTCAATCGCCTCCCTTAGCACTGGGTCGGCGATCTCGTTGACACAGGTGAGCGCCAGGTAGTCGATCACCTGATTGAGTTCCAGGTCGCCGCCCAGAGTGTCGGGTTTGTCCGCAAGACTGGCCGTGCACAACTGCAGGGCCAGCGGATTCCCCCTGGAAAAGCCGGCAATCCGGTCCCGGGCTGCTTCCGTGAACCCGCGGCTGG encodes the following:
- a CDS encoding ATP-binding protein, with product MSTIKDSLERSHADRFSGRERELARLATLFDPSGPLIVLLHGVGGIGKSSLVRVFERESAARGRQVRMLDCRGVEPVPTAFVAAIGASLGLELKSVTEVGAAVVAFAEPVVFALDNYEALRLLDGWLRTEFLPSLPVTARFIIMGRSLATAPWIAAPGWADHVLNLRLGPLPEAAVATFLASRGFTEAARDRIAGFSRGNPLALQLCTASLADKPDTLGGDLELNQVIDYLALTCVNEIADPVLREAIEAASLVRRVTRPVLEAMLPERSAESILASLRQLSFVEAAADGLVLHDAFRVAIEARVAAMDPGRTRRLKRAAWKCVRDQLLAAGVRDTWRHIADLLFLLERPVLREAFFPSGPMLPVERARPADRDAILDIVRIHDGDGGAAILSEWWKQAAPLFSVVRGSAGEVAGFYVMGRHHDVPRSLAECDPLLEAWLRHAEDRGGDPQRPHLLVRCLLSRALGERQGPEWAACVLDAKRAYLENPRAVGVFTAIREPATVPQAVMDLGFELHPGLSVEIGASVIHTAVLAFGPQGPMHWMLEFAGSDLSRAPIGSAEPQVELDVARRQLTIRDGGRFPLT